In Silene latifolia isolate original U9 population chromosome 3, ASM4854445v1, whole genome shotgun sequence, a single window of DNA contains:
- the LOC141647377 gene encoding uncharacterized protein LOC141647377 — MKSFNSISIYASTVNFPFHHFPTNFLSYIPPQNNPFPQITSLSFHSSQNQIFNYPIKSHSIPKPSSISSSSTSSSSSSSSSSSSSSMASTETKPFSVLFVCLGNICRSPAAEGVFRDLVKKRGLDSEFIIDSAGTIDYHEGNPADSRMRSTAKRRGIQITSISRPIRPSDFTEFDLILAMDNSNKADILEAYESWKKRGNLPPDADKKVKLMCSYCKRHEEKEVPDPYYGGQQGFEKVLDILDDACESLLESILSETSQT, encoded by the exons ATGAAGTCTTTCAACAGTATCAGCATATATGCATCAACTGTAAACTTTCCATTTCACCATTTTCCCACCAACTTTCTCTCTTATATTCCTCCACAAAACAACCCTTTTCCTCAAATTACATCCCTATCTTTTCATTCTTCCCAAAATCAAATTTTTAATTACCCAATTAAATCACATTCCATACCTAAACCttcatcaatttcttcatcatcaacatcatcatcatcatcatcatcatcatcatcatcatcatcatcaatggcTTCCACAGAAACAAAGCCATTTTCtgttttatttgtttgtttaggAAACATATGTAGAAGTCCGGCTGCAGAAGGAGTTTTCAGAGATTTAGTCAAAAAAAGAGGACTTGATTCCGAGTTCATCATTGATTCTGCTGGCACAATTGATTATCATGAG GGTAATCCAGCAGACTCAAGAATGAGGTCTACTGCAAAAAGACGTGGCATCCAGATTACTTCAATATCAAGACCAATTCGTCCTTCCGATTTCACTGAATTTGATCTTATTCTTGCCATGGATAATTCCAATAAAG CTGACATACTAGAGGCATATGAAAGTTGGAAGAAAAGAGGGAACTTACCCCCTGATGCTGATAAAAAG GTTAAGCTAATGTGCTCTTATTGCAAGAGACACGAGGAAAAGGAAGTCCCGGATCCTTATTATGGAGGACAACAAGGCTTTGAGAAG GTTTTGGATATCCTGGATGATGCTTGTGAGTCCTTGTTAGAGAGTATACTGTCTGAGACAAGTCAGACTTGA